In Candidatus Glassbacteria bacterium, the genomic stretch GTCCCCGCCTCGACCCGGATGGTGCCGCGCTCCACTGATGTGGCGGTCAGGCAGACGCCGTTGACCGCCAGCGAGTCGCCGGGACGGGCGTCCTCGGCCAGAGGTCCGGACTCGATAGTGAACGATTTTCCTCCGCCCAGCCGGGCGGCCGCGGAAACCGTCCCCAGATACTCGATAATTCCGCTGAACATAGTAACCTCTATGATAACATAAAGCCTTAATTCAGGCAACGGCGGCGATTGCCGGGTCAATCCAGACGGGCGGTGAGATAGAAGTCCTCGCCGGACAGCCTCTGCTCCACATCCCTGAGCGCCAGTCCGCTGCGACCGGCCCCGATATCGCCGATCCCGTGCAGCGGCCCGTCCTCACCGAGCAGACGGGGCGAGATGAACAGGTGCAGGCGCTGGACCAGGTGCTCGCGAAGACAGGCCGTGGCCACCCGGCGGCCGCCCTCGACCAGCACACTGGTGATTCCTCTTTGGTAGAGTAATTTCCCAACCTTGTGCAAGTCGAACAGACCCTCGCTGTTACTGCCCAGTTCAACCAGCTCCAGGTTGCCGCCCCCCAGCGCCGTAAGCTGCGGCCGTCCGGCCCGCTCCGGGTCGAATAAGATGAATGTCGGATACCTGTCGCTGGAGGCAACCAGTTTGCAAAGCGAGGGTATCCGCAGGCTGGGGTCGAGCACCACGCGGACAGGCTGCTGCGCGCCCCTGATGCCGCGAACGGTGAGCAGCGGGTCATCGGCGATCACGGTAGGCACACCCACCAGCACCGCGCCGTGCCGGGCGCGCAGGCCGTGGGCCAGGCGCAGCGAATCGCGGCCGGAAATCTGGGTCCGCAGACCCGGCCCCTCGGCTATTTTGCCGTCGAGCGTCTGGGCCAGCTTGAGCGAGACGAACGGCGAGTCGGTGAGTACATTGTGAATGAATATCTCATTGAGC encodes the following:
- the ribD gene encoding bifunctional diaminohydroxyphosphoribosylaminopyrimidine deaminase/5-amino-6-(5-phosphoribosylamino)uracil reductase RibD, whose product is MMNSEFDRKMMECCFELAAEGAGRTAPNPLVGAVVVARGEIVGQGSHRAAGKPHAELVALHRAGPRAAGGTLYLNLEPCSHTGRTPPCAEAVIEAGVARVVAAMRDPNPLVKGRGFARLRRAGIEVEVGLLADRARRLNEIFIHNVLTDSPFVSLKLAQTLDGKIAEGPGLRTQISGRDSLRLAHGLRARHGAVLVGVPTVIADDPLLTVRGIRGAQQPVRVVLDPSLRIPSLCKLVASSDRYPTFILFDPERAGRPQLTALGGGNLELVELGSNSEGLFDLHKVGKLLYQRGITSVLVEGGRRVATACLREHLVQRLHLFISPRLLGEDGPLHGIGDIGAGRSGLALRDVEQRLSGEDFYLTARLD